In Ascaphus truei isolate aAscTru1 unplaced genomic scaffold, aAscTru1.hap1 HAP1_SCAFFOLD_1246, whole genome shotgun sequence, a single window of DNA contains:
- the LOC142475483 gene encoding histone H2B 1.1-like: MPEPAKSAPAAKKGSKKAVTKTQKKDGKKRRKSRKESYAIYVYKVLKQVHPDTGISSKAMGIMNSFVNDIFERIAGESSRLAHYNKRSTITSREIQTAVRLLLPGELAKHAVSEGTKAVTKYTSAK; the protein is encoded by the coding sequence ATGCCTGAACCAGCCAAGTCTGCGCCAGCGGCCAAGAAGGGCTCTAAGAAAGCGGTGACCAAGACCCagaagaaggatgggaagaaGCGTAGGAAGAGCAGGAAGGAAAGTTACGCGATCTACGTGTACAAAGTGCTGAAGCAGGTTCACCCTGACACCGGCATCTCCTCCAAGGCCATGGGCATCatgaactcctttgtgaatgaTATCTTCGAGCGCATCGCAGGGGAATCGTCCCGTCTGGCTCATTACAACAAGCGCTCGACCATCACTTCCCGGGAGATCCAGACCGCTGTGCGCCTGCTGCTGCCGGGAGAGCTGGCCAAGCACGCCGTGTCCGAGGGCACCAAGGCGGTCACCAAGTACACCAGCGCCAAGTAA
- the LOC142475484 gene encoding histone H2A type 1-like, which produces MSGRGKQGGKTRAKAKTRSSRAGLQFPVGRVHRLLRKGNYAQRVGAGAPVYLAAVLEYLTAEILELAGNAARDNKKSRIIPRHLQLAVRNDEELNRLLGGVTIAQGGVLPNIQAVLLPKKTESHKPAKSSK; this is translated from the coding sequence ATGTCTGGAAGAGGCAAACAAGGCGGGAAAACTCGCGCTAAGGCCAAGACGCGCTCATCTCGGGCTGGGCTGCAGTTCCCAGTCGGCCGTGTGCACAGGCTGCTTCGGAAGGGAAATTATGCTCAGCGTGTGGGGGCCGGAGCCCCGGTCTATTTGGCCGCAGTGCTGGAGTATCTGACCGCTGAGATCCTGGAGTTGGCCGGTAACGCCGCCCGGGACAATAAGAAGTCCCGCATCATCCCCCGGCACCTGCAGCTCGCTGTGCGGAACGACGAGGAGCTGAACAGGCTGCTCGGAGGGGTCACCATCGCTCAGGGGGGTGTCCTGCCCAACATCCAGGCCGTGCTACTGCCCAAGAAAACCGAGAGCCACAAACCGGCCAAGAGCAGCAAGTGA
- the LOC142475485 gene encoding histone H4: MTGRGKGGKGLGKGGAKRHRKVLRDNIQGITKPAIRRLARRGGVKRISGLIYEETRGVLKVFLENVIRDAVTYTEHAKRKTVTAMDVVYALKRQGRTLYGFGG, translated from the coding sequence ATGACTGGTCGCGGCAAAGGAGGAAAAGGGCTCGGGAAAGGAGGTGCCAAGAGGCACAGGAAGGTTCTTCGTGACAACATCCAAGGCATAACCAAGCCTGCTATCCGCCGCCTGGCTCGCAGAGGAGGAGTGAAGCGCATCTCCGGTCTCATCTATGAAGAGACCCGTGGGGTGCTCAAGGTTTTCCTGGAGAATGTGATCCGGGACGCGGTCACCTACACCGAGCACGCTAAGAGGAAGACAGTCACCGCTATGGACGTGGTGTATGCTCTCAAGCGCCAGGGCCGCACTCTCTATGGATTCGGAGGCTAA